The Erigeron canadensis isolate Cc75 chromosome 1, C_canadensis_v1, whole genome shotgun sequence genome segment AATTCAAACTGATAGCTCtttcatgtatatgtataacgAACGTATAAATCATGACAAAATTTGTAATAAACTGATTAAGGTTACTGATTCCCAGATACACAATTTCAGAACTTTTAACATATTCATGATGTCCATAATAGATTATGTAATCATATTTTTATACTCAATTTTTTCAACAAAACATCATATGTATTTCTAACTGTCATAACATTACATTAATGTTGTATCAATATTAGTATCCTTCGTCATTTTGTGGCTTGTGCACATCatgcataaaaataaaattaaaaaattaaaaagagataatttaatataataaaaacgtACCTTTCGTGTCACCACTCACATGCTCAACCAAAACTTACATAGGTCCTATAATATAGGTTTATATCATATTAAGTTAAATTACTAATAGTTAGTTATCAAGCGAACTTTAATAATAGCTATTGTTTATTTGAGAATTGTAAACATATATTATGTGATAATGCacagtataataatataaatatttgagCAATCAACACTGAAATATTGTGTATGTCGCAATCCAATAGTCGTTATGCACAATAATGGGCCAAGAAAGGGCCAAAATTAATGAGGTATATGTGTcctttaatatttaaaaaatagacaACTCTAATATTTGCACAGATTAACTCACATATATTTGGAGACAAATGATGATGTTTTCTTGGTTCTTAATTAcaggttttgggttttgggtttgacTCTTTAGTGTAATAAGTGTATGaggttttttctttcaattttctggattttatatATTGCTTTTTAGCTATTATCATGTAGagaataaatatgttttaaagcTTTGAGTAGTATTTTTTTGGTTCAAAATTTATTGTGTCTAACCTTTTAATTCCTCCGATAAAATTATATAAGTGGTAAATATCAATAATTTGGTGAGGGTTTAATGATTGCATTATTTATAAACCTTGTTTTTCGATTTGGGACCGTAACTTTGGGAGGGACAAAATATTGTTATTTGGATTTACTTTTGATTTGATGAAGTCATGATAAATGAACTTGTCAAAGTTGTAGAGGTGGCACACATTTATCTTTGACTTTTTGAATTTATTTCTGACAAATTTCTGTAGGAGGATTAGATTCTTGAAAGTACGAGATCGTCGAATGCATTTTAGTTAAGGTGTAGTCGATGGGCTTTGTAACATTGATCGATACATTATTGATAATCATTGTCGACTCTTCTTCGTATAAATCAAACGAGTATATATCATTGGGATCATATGTATGTTGTCATTGTAACAAGACATTTTGTCTTCTAATTCTTTTACAATATGTCGTGTCCATTGTCCAAATAAGATGTTTTAAAGGCGACGTTACTTGGGAAAATCATGTTTAAAAATGAATATAGTAGTAGTTAAAGTTATAAGTCAAAAATCATCGAAGCTTTTAAAGGAACGGCTAGTGATAAACTCACGACTCATTTTTGTCATAACAAGTACGACTGTTTAAAGCAGAAATTAGAAATTGTTAGTATATTACTATGTTTTGAGTTTATCACTCACTAGTCACCACTGGATAGAAGTACGAAAGTAAAGTGTAATGGCTTTAATCAataatagttttatatatatctaattccACTAGAAAAACAATAGGTAATcatgaaataaaaaagaaaaaggctgAATCATgtgttaaaataaaatgaaattacattagaaaatttacaaaatgaaCAATGTTTTACAAACTAAATCAGAACCAGCAATCTTACAGTTGTATTAGAATGCCATTATTTTCCAATCCCAGATAATTACAGAACCACCAAATGAATCACAATCACTAAAAGATTAACATATTACATCAACTTTAAACAAATCCTTTTACCTAAATTTTTCGACATCATCTCTAAACTTTACATTGGAGCCTCCAAGGTCTTCTGAATCTTTACATTGGAGCCTCCAAGGTCTTCTGAATCTTTACATGCTGCTGCTTAGATTGATGCTCAGACCAGTACGCATGTGCAGCCAAGACACGGTCAAGAAGATTCTGGGGCACCGGCTCTCCCCTTCTTTGCTGAGGGGCGATGCTTGCTGTGTGAACCAACGTTTTCCATTTATCCTGTATATATACAATCTATTAGCTTTAGTGCTTTACGCATTCTTTGTCTTGCCATTGGTTCAGTATTCAATATCACCATTCACGTGTTACTCACCTAGTCATCTAAATAAAACATGAAATAGTTCCAAAAGGTAGCAACTATAAGAAAATGGTGATACCCTACACGTTTTATCAATAACTGAATAATGAGATAATTTCACTCAAACTACTAGATcattaataataagataaacAATATAGCTTTTGAGATTGTTTTTGACAAAAAACTATACATTTTGGACAAAAAACCTTCCaggctgacccaacccaacctggTTCAATTCATACAAAAGTTGCCTGTATTAACCCGTTACTGAACCCGCCCAAAATCTGCCCATTTTCTCCCTCTAATATGTACCATAGAGATAGTAACAGATGTGGATTTCTTACCTTCAAGTCCACGTAAGTACGATGGTTTGCGTCATCAAAAGCACGCATTTTCACATCGCGCCATCTGCATAAATTAACAAAAGTAAGTTACTAGTAAAGCTTTGCCATGTTAGATAGAGATACTATACTAATGATAATGCTCAAGATTGTTCACACCTTCCGGCCCCAAGAGTTTCTACTGCCTCCACAAGTGCTTCTACTTCTGAAACAGAGAACGGTCTCCTAATTCTCCGTTGTGAAAGCTCATGTCTTTTGATTGGTTTTTCACTCAAGGGAACCACCGCGAGTATCTCAGCATCCAATGGTGGAGCAACCACAAGAGCTTTGGAATCTGCCACATGTTCTTCTGTGGTAACTTCAGCTGAGAAAGTTATACTTTCTTGATTCTTCTCAAGATGGTTGTCCAAAGTAAAAGCTGGAGAAGGAGGATCGGGAGAAGAATTTGATAAACACGGGTCGATAATAGGAGAAGGGGACCTGTTAATATGACGAGATCATGTTAACTAAGAAGCATTATATTCCATTCTTTACTAAACTAGGAGTAAATGGACTTCCAAATGTGAATAGCATTGTTGACCCTTTGGGGGTTTTGGCTTTTCACATGaatcaaaattacatatttacctaCTGGGTTACCACATAAAAGATAACTGACTTTGCTCTAGATTATGTTATAAACGCTAAaactttcaaaatcaatttattCAACTTTGACCATGTCAAAAAAAAGAGTCAACAGCATGAATGCAGAAGTAAAAGGACCATGTGAGTTGATGCAGTAGCCAGTAACTCCTTAGGTAGTAGTCCCATAAGCATGTGAAAAGAAGcatacatgtaatcatagctATGAAGAGAAAGTACTTGGTTAATACCTGGGTAGCAACAAAGGAGTAGCTTTGTTTACCAAAGTTGGAGAAACTTCCGGAAAACTAGGCTCCAGTGTAAATTCTAAAGTTTCAAGGTTGCAATTCTGTGAAATCCCAGTTTGTTCTAGTGTTATGTTGTCATCTCTAACTTTCTTTCCTTGAAGAAGTACCCCTACATGTAATTGACCTTGTAGAATAGCCGTGACAGCTTCCATGACCCTCCTCTGTGAAAAATGACTTGAACAATGAGTCAAAACAATCAAGAGATAAGATTTTATATAATCCTTAATAGACCTCAGTTTTaaaaaatacctttaatgaacCTACAGTAGCAGTTTCGGGTGCCTCAACATATAGTTCTGGCACTGTAAAGGACTTTATGCTAAACTTTACTgaattagttatgctttcactACTTGCATCCTTAATATATGcagattttgaattttgatgaaACACCTTCCTTCTTTTAGATGCATCATTGGCCTGACACCATTCTCTCATGTAtatgtttttccttttatgGTAAAACGACCTAACTCCACCACCTAAAAGAAGcaataacacgatttcataaGAACAAGAATCATGTAATTTTAACTCTACATAAAATCACAGGTGCCAATTTCTACCTATTTATAGGTTCATTCAGattatgttttatctataatGCATACAACTTGTAAAATAATACTGTAATAGATACCTTAGATTGAAACAAGACAAATGGATTAAACAGAGAAAGTCACCCagtgtattttttttcataaaaccttGTAAATCATTTTGTTGAAAATCTTTTTGAGCAATTTGTTTTGAGGAAGATAATAATAAGATATTAGAGACTTAATATGCTATTTTTATCCTATTTGCACAATAAGTATTTAAGGAGAATGTTTTGGTTTGGACAAAGAGTTCTGTttcaacctgacccaacccatcTAACCCGTATTAAAATTACCCATTCTGAACAAAACCTGTTATGCCCCATACCCAAagattttgccacctctaatcaatATATTTAGTTCACTAGTATTCTCCACTTACTAATAATAGAGTTGGTGTGTTCATAATCTTTCATCTTTGGAGCTGCTTTCCAGTATCTAGAAGCCATCATCTTCCTTGCTCTTCTATATCCACCACGTGATCGTGACCCCATCGCCCTCCGTCTAGAGTTACGATTAATGTACCTAAAGtatttttcatcatcatctctaaAACTAATATTTACATTGCCCCTGTGAGTTGGAAAACAAGCACCGCTTACAGCATCCCTATAAAAGGATAAATGTACATTGCTAGATGACTTGTTTGGCACACGAGACAGCCCCCTACTTTGTTTCTCTATGCGTTCGGCATGTATTTCAGATCTATTATCACTATATATAACATCATGTAAATTCCCAAGACTAGAAAATCCTCTGCCGGATTTAATAAGATTTTCATTAACTCCATTCTTATCTTCAAAGGCTACAATTCTTAAACTGTTATCGGTTTCTTTCACGAAATGAGAAGATGTAAGCACAGAAGCATGTTCTGAACCAGAATCATTCTCAGATTGTGTCAATTCGTTTACGGGCGTGCCTACATTAGTGGGTTGAGCAGCAAGCTCACTCTCCACACCGCTTTCTTGATCATGATGTTCGGATCTTATGGGTTCGGCTTTGACTTCAAGTGGTTCATGGTTGACACCTTCTTT includes the following:
- the LOC122601906 gene encoding telomere repeat-binding protein 3-like, producing MVLKKRIYYGGFRDLLPPVIPKAPRSLRRRSLHNKSSGGGEICAFELLAAVAGQLLQESESSTSSTNIPKEGVNHEPLEVKAEPIRSEHHDQESGVESELAAQPTNVGTPVNELTQSENDSGSEHASVLTSSHFVKETDNSLRIVAFEDKNGVNENLIKSGRGFSSLGNLHDVIYSDNRSEIHAERIEKQSRGLSRVPNKSSSNVHLSFYRDAVSGACFPTHRGNVNISFRDDDEKYFRYINRNSRRRAMGSRSRGGYRRARKMMASRYWKAAPKMKDYEHTNSIISGGVRSFYHKRKNIYMREWCQANDASKRRKVFHQNSKSAYIKDASSESITNSVKFSIKSFTVPELYVEAPETATVGSLKRRVMEAVTAILQGQLHVGVLLQGKKVRDDNITLEQTGISQNCNLETLEFTLEPSFPEVSPTLVNKATPLLLPRSPSPIIDPCLSNSSPDPPSPAFTLDNHLEKNQESITFSAEVTTEEHVADSKALVVAPPLDAEILAVVPLSEKPIKRHELSQRRIRRPFSVSEVEALVEAVETLGAGRWRDVKMRAFDDANHRTYVDLKDKWKTLVHTASIAPQQRRGEPVPQNLLDRVLAAHAYWSEHQSKQQHVKIQKTLEAPM